A stretch of Podospora bellae-mahoneyi strain CBS 112042 chromosome 5, whole genome shotgun sequence DNA encodes these proteins:
- a CDS encoding hypothetical protein (EggNog:ENOG503NV1Q; COG:Q): MALTDHPAAALIARALEATGATAATVLVAVVALFVLPTIIQWYRLSHVPGPKLAAISKYWQVRESIRGTLPQVLKELNDKHGPLVRIGPNDLVTSDPDVLRKMMAVRSPYTRGPWYEAWRLNPTRDNLFSMRDEVSHTALRNKMVAGYSGKENLSMESTIETEIARLIDLIERKYISTPKDYRPMDFGEKAQYFTLDVISDLAFGEPLGYLEKDEDVYDYIKITTASIPAMLTLGSIPTLANIIQSRFLRWLLPKETDKIGFGAFIGVTNHAVAARFAPNAVPQQDMLGSFIRHGLNLEEAQGEAVLQIVAGSDTSASTIRAFMLNICTHPPVYQKLQQEIDEAVAKGIISSPIKDAEARQLPYLQAVIREAIRILPPAGGAFFKQVPPGGDVICGKFIPGGTQIGSSPLAIHHSKNTFGEDAETFRPERWLEADEDQLEKMKATADLVFHYGKWQCPGKTVALMEFNKIFVEVLLRRYEWSIINPFNAARVNNAGVWMFDDFWVRVTRRGQ, translated from the exons ATGGCTCTCACCGACCACCCCGCAGCAGCGCTAATAGCACGCGCTCTTGAGGCCACTGGAGCAACTGCCGCGACTGTCCTTGTCGCTGTGGTGGCGCTGTTCGTCCtacccaccatcatccagTGGTACCGTCTCTCACATGTTCCCGGGCCCAAGCTGGCCGCCATCTCCAAGTACTGGCAAGTCCGCGAGTCTATCAGGGGGACGCTTCCTCAGGTGCTCAAAGAGCTCAACGACAAACACG GCCCGCTCGTGCGTATCGGGCCCAATGACCTCGTCACCAGTGACCCCGATGTGTTGCGCAAGATGATGGCCGTCAGGTCGCCTTACACCAGAGGACCGT GGTATGAAGCTTGGCGCTTGAATCCCACGAGAGACAATCTGTTTTCTATGCGCGATGAGGTCAGCCATACGGCCTTGCGCAACAAGATGGTTGCCGGT TACTCGGGCAAGGAAAATCTGTCCATGGAAAGTACCATCGAGACTGAGATTGCTCGTCTGATCGACCTCATTGAGAGAAAGTacatctccacccccaaagACTATCGCCCCATGGACTTTGGTGAAAAGGCCCAGTATTTTACTCTCGATGTCATCAGCGACCTGGCCTTTGGTGAGCCCCTGGGCTATCTCGAaaaggatgaggatgtttACGATTACATCAAGATCACCACGGCATCTATCCCGGCCATGTTGACCCTCGGAAGTATTCCTACACTGGCCAACATTATCCAGTCTCGCTTTCTTCGATGGTTGTTGCCCAAAGAGACCGACAAGATTGGCTTTGGTGCCTTTATCGGTGTGACCAACCATGCCGTGGCTGCTCGCTTCGCCCCGAATGCCGTCCCTCAGCAAGACATGCTTGGTTCTTTTATTCGGCACGGTTTGAACCTCGAAGAGGCCCAGGGCGAGGCCGTCTTGCAGATCGTGGCCGGGTCCGACACCTCTGCCTCCACCATCCGCGCTTTCATGCTCAACATTTGTACCCATCCACCGGTTTACCAGAAGCTCCAGCAAGAAATCGACGAGGCCGTTGCCAAGGGGATCATTTCCTCTCCCATCAAAGATGCCGAAGCACGGCAGCTTCCTTACCTCCAGGCGGTCATCAGAGAGGCCATCCGTATTCTCCCtcctgctggtggtgcttttTTCAAGCAGGTCCCTCCTGGTGGCGATGTCATCTGCGGCAAGTTTATCCCTGGTGGAACCCAAATAGGGTCTTCCCCGCTTGCCATTCACCACAGCAAGAATACATTTGGCGAGGATGCCGAAACATTTAGGCCGGAAAGGTGGTTGGAAGCGGATGAGGATCAGTTGGAAAAAATGAAGGCTACCGCAGATCTGGTCTTTCATTATGGAAAATGGCAGTGTCCCGGCAAGACTGTGGCGTTGATGGAGTTCAACAAGATTTTTGTCGAGGTA TTGCTGAGACGATATGAGTGGTCCATCATCAATCCCTTCAATGCTGCCAGAGTTAACAACGCC GGCGTATGGATGTTTGACGATTTTTGGGTGCGCGTAACTCGACGCGGGCAGTAG
- a CDS encoding hypothetical protein (EggNog:ENOG503NUBW; COG:C): MSSVTIPTRKLGRNGPEIPAIGLGLMGLSIAYGNPGDESSRLAFLDHAWSIGCTNWDTADVYGDCEELLGKWFSLHPERREDIFLASKFALGGRTNEKGEFKFVIDSTPEYARQSIEKSLKRLGVEYLDLYYIHRTDGKTPIEKTAQALKELKEQGKIRAIGISECSSNTLRRASKIVQIDAVQVEYNPWQLDIENETGTHLLDTCRELGVTVFAYSPLGRGFLTGQIKSVDDFAADDFRRLVPRFSPENFPKNLEVVEKLGEIAKRKGCTTGQLALAWLMAQGSDIIPIPGTKKVKYLDENVASCNVTLSDEDVKEIRATINNADVSGDRISPGIFDGLAADEQLYQDTLEL; encoded by the exons ATGTCTTCAGTTACCATTCCTACTCGCAAACTGGGCCGCAACGGCCCTGAGATTCCAGCCATTGGGCTCGGCTTGATGGGCCTGAGCATCGCCTATGGAAACCCAGG AGACGAATCATCTCGCCTTGCCTTCCTCGACCATGCTTGGTCCATCGGCTGCACAAACTGGGACACGGCCGACGTGTACGGAGACTGCGAAGAACTCCTCGGCAAGTGGTTTTCCCTCCACCCCGAGCGCCGCGAGGACATTTTCCTCGCCTCCAAGTTCGCCCTCGGCGGCCGGACAAATGAGAAAGGGGAGTTCAAGTTTGTGATTGATTCCACCCCCGAGTACGCCCGACAGTCCATCGAGAAGAGCCTGAAGAGGCTCGGCGTGGAGTACCTTGACTTGTATTACATTCACCGCACGGATGGGAAGACGCCCATCGAGAAGACAGCGCAGGCGTtgaaggagttgaagga ACAAGGAAAGATCAGGGCAATCGGGATATCAGAATGCtcttccaacaccctccGCCGGGCTTCCAAGATTGTTCAGATCGACGCTGTTCAGGTGGAATACAACCCCTGGCAGCTTGATATTGAGAACGAGACCGGGACTCATCTGCTGGACACGTGTCGTGAGCTTGGTGTGACGGTCTTTGCTTACTCGCCGCTGGGCAGGGGCTTCCTCACGGGCCAGATCAAGTCTGTCGATGATTTCGCCGCGGATGATTTCCGCCGGCTGGTTCCGAGGTTCAGCCCCGAGAACTTTCCCAAGAACCTTGAGGTCGTCGAGAAACTGGGCGAGATTGCAAAGAGGAAGG GCTGTACTACTGGCCAACTGGCACTGGCGTGGCTCATGGCGCAGGGGTCCGACATCATCCCTATCCCGGGGACCAAAAAGGTCAAGTATCTGGACGAAAACGTGGCGTCCTGTAATGTGACGCTCTCGGACGAGGACGTCAAGGAGATCAgggccaccatcaacaacgccgacGTCAGCGGGGACCGTATTTCTCCGGGCATTTTTGATGGGCTTGCAGCCGATGAGCAGCTCTATCAGGACACCCTTGAGCTATAA
- a CDS encoding hypothetical protein (COG:E; EggNog:ENOG503NXWJ): MALLKSLLLTALSASTLIAASTSNTEDDSHRPIDLNNYVCEHPPYKVLMVSKSPLVIYIKDFITPPERAHLLNLTEKTFTRSGVTRGNSKSHLSVRTSQSTTAPRDAVVRCIESRALAFQGYDTPETHLEPLQLVKYGPSERYHFHTDWFTSPSHTQGLGGNRVSSFFAYVHVANDTMGGGTNFPRLDAPANDKWCQEGIVDCDEEWENGVTFRPVEGNAIYWENLLPDGRGDERTLHAGLPVLSGGKVGMNIWTRQEPLPEGIKGDDL; encoded by the exons ATGGCTCTGCTCAAGTCGCTCCTACTTACAGCGCTCAGCGCATCTACTCTCATCGCTGCGAGTACATCGAACACTGAAGATGACAGCCACAGGCCCATTGATCTCAACAACTATGTCTGCGAACACCCGCCATACAAAGTGCTCATGGTTTCAAAGTCGCCATTGGTCATCTACATAAAAGACTTCATCACTCCGCCAGAACGTGCTCACCTGTTGAATCTGAC TGAAAAAACCTTCACCCGTTCCGGTGTGACGAGGGGCAACTCCAAAAGCCATCTCTCCGTCCGGACATCACAAAGCACCACTGCACCCCGCGATGCGGTAGTGAGATGCATTGAATCCCGAGCCCTCGCCTTCCAGGGCTACGACACACCCGAGACACACTTGGAACCCCTCCAGCTGGTCAAATACGGCCCATCAGAACGCTACCACTTTCACACCGACTGGTTCacatccccttcccataCCCAAGGTCTCGGAGGAAACAGGGTCAGCTCTTTCTTCGCCTATGTTCATGTCGCCAACGATACCATGGGTGGCGGAACCAACTTCCCAAGGTTAGACGCCCCTGCGAACGACAAGTGGTGCCAGGAGGGGATCGTAGACTGCgatgaggagtgggagaaCGGGGTGACGTTCCGGCCTGTTGAGGGCAATGCCATTTACTGGGAGAATCTGCTGCCGGATGGGCGGGGTGATGAGAGGACTCTCCATGCTGGGCTGCCTGTGCTTTCGGGAGGAAAGGTGGGAATGAATATTTGGACGAGACAAGAACCTTTACCTGAGGGAATAAAGGGTGATGATTTGTGA
- a CDS encoding hypothetical protein (EggNog:ENOG503P3R7; COG:O): protein MREAIWTLYTLAVLLQRVLAWEHLEGKELETTLGARDRTLVAFCHFSREHTQALEPEWAALQKQNQEDVYVSIDCSQDAKLCQKYNVRSCPTIRLYKQDGSYTSYRGPRKTQPIKSFVQRQSRPVVSYVNDQSMPSFQTSDDITFIGHFGPSEKQIKEDFTKLAKQYHDRFSFAIADYTLPKVLVECFNNVDETSLSAASNDVASPGALQDFIFSCSTPLIPEMTRRNEMDFFQSGKSIVYFFAHSQQKKDAFVSDIRPLAKKYYEYLHFVTIDAKEYADAAKLMGLKEGRTGLSVQNPNNGDVFPYARKETISAAVVEAFLVDIIQGKVKPWRGEELHQQGHDEL from the exons ATGAGAGAGGCAATCTGGACGTTGTACACTCTTGCGGTGTTGTTGCAGCGCGTCTTGGCATGGGAGCATCTCGAAGGCAAGGAACTAGAAACAACACTCGGAGCTCGCGACCGGACACTTGTTGCAT TCTGCCATTTTTCTAGGGAACACACTCAAGCCTTGGAACCTGAATGGGCCGCCCTCCAGAAACAAAACCAAGAAGATGTCTATGTTAGTATAGATTGCTCGCAAGACGCAAAGCTGTGCCAAAAGTACAATGTCCGATCATGTCCGACGATCCGACTCTACAAACAAGATGGCTCTTACACTTCCTATCGTGGTCCGCGAAAAACCCAGCCTATCAAGTCATTTGTACAGAGACAGAGTCGCCCCGTCGTGTCTTATGTGAACGACCAGTCCATGCCATCATTTCAGACATCAGACGATATCACATTCATCGGGCACTTTGGGCCTAGTGAGAAACAAATCAAGGAGGATTTCACTAAGCTGGCAAAACAGTATCATGATCGATTTTCCTTTGCCATTGCCGACTACACTCTCCCGAAGGTACTTGTTGAGTGTTTCAACAATGTCGACGAAACAAGTCTGTCGGCCGCCAGCAACGACGTGGCCAGCCCTGGGGCGCTCCAAGACTTCATCTTCAGTTGCTCGACACCACTGATCCCTGAAATGACCCGAAGAAACGAAATGGACTTCTTTCAG TCAGGGAAAAGTATCGTTTACTTCTTCGCCCATTCTCAGCAGAAAAAGGACGCCTTTGTCTCCGATATTCGACCATTGGCCAAGAAATACTACGAGTATCTTCACTTTGTTACCATTGACGCAAAAGAGTACGCCGACGCAGCCAAATTGATGGGCCTGAAAGAGGGTAGGACAGGTTTGTCGGTGCAGAATCCCAACAACGGAGACGTCTTTCCTTATGCTAGAAAGGAAACCATTTCGGCGGCTGTAGTGGAGGCATTTCTGGTGGACATTATCCAAGGGAAGGTGAAGccttggagaggagaggagctACACCAGCAGGGGCATGATGAGCTTTAG
- the MVD1 gene encoding diphosphomevalonate decarboxylase (COG:I; BUSCO:EOG09263BG5; EggNog:ENOG503NW3F) has product MSDKVYRASTTAPVNIAVVKYWGKRDAKLNLPTNSSLSVTLSQADLRTLTTASCSASFPASEGDSLLLNGEPSDISGARTQACLRELRSRRAALEAADPSLPKLSTYPLRLVSENNFPTAAGLASSAAGFAALVRAIANLYELPASPSELSLIARQGSGSACRSLFGGYVAWRMGDKADGTDSMADQVAEASHWPDMRALVLVVSAAKKGVSSSSGMQQTVATSGLFRERIATVVPENMAIMEKAIAEKDFEKFAEVTMRDSNSFHATCADTYPPIFYMNDVSRAAIRAVEAINEKAGRTVAAYTFDAGPNAVIYYQEKDTEAVVGTFYHVLQGADIGGWKSADIKGLKPTISLDENVAGLLKAGVSRVIMTGVGEGPLKTDEFLVAEDGTPAKR; this is encoded by the exons ATGTCTGACAAAGTCTACCGCGCGAGCACCACGGCGCCCGTCAACATTGCCGTCGTCAA GTACTGGGGCAAGCGTGATGCCAaactcaacctccccacaaACAGCTCTCTGAGCGTCACCCTCTCTCAAGCCGACCTCCGTACCCTGACGACGGCCTCATGCTCTGCCTCGTTTCCTGCCAGCGAAGGCgactccctccttctcaacggCGAGCCATCCGATATTTCGGGTGCCCGAACCCAAGCATGCCTCCGTGAACTGCGCTCTCGCCGCGCCGCCCTCGAAGCTGCCgatccctccctccctaaGCTTTCCACctaccccctccgcctcgtcTCCGAGAACAACTTCCCCACCGCCGCTGGTctggcctcctcggccgctgGCTTCGCTGCCCTTGTCcgcgccatcgccaacctcTACGAGCTCccagcctccccctccgagtTGAGCTTGATCGCCCGCCAAGGCTCTGGCTCTGCTTGCCGCAGTCTCTTTGGTGGTTATGTTGCCTGGAGAATGGGCGACAAGGCTGATGGCACCGACTCGATGGCCGATCAAGTTGCCGAGGCCTCGCACTGGCCCGACATGCGCGCCTTGGTTTTGGTTGTATCTGCTGCCAAGAAGGGCGTCAGCTCTAGCTCTGGTATGCAGCAGACAGTTGCTACCTCTGGCCTCTTCCGCGAGCGCATCGCCACCGTTGTGCCCGAGAACATGGCCATCATGGAGAAGGCGATCGCCGAAAAGGACTTTGAGAAGTTCGCCGAGGTCACCATGAGGGATAGCAACTCGTTCCATGCTACCTGCGCTGACACCTACCCGCCCATCTTCTACATGAACGATGTTTCGAGAGCCGCCATCCGGGCTGTGGAGGCCATCAACGAGAAGGCTGGCAGGACTGTGGCGGCGTACACCTTCGACGCCGGCCCGAACGCTGTCATCTACTACCAGGAGAAGGACACGGAAGCTGTTGTGGGCACATTCTACCATGTTCTCCAGGGTGCGGATATCGGCGGGTGGAAGAGTGCGGACATCAAGGGTCTCAAGCCCACCATCTCGCTTGATGAGAATGTTGCTGGCCTGTTGAAGGCCGGTGTTAGCCGGGTTATCATGACGGGTGTCGGCGAGGGGCCGCTCAAGACAGACGAGTTTCTTGTTGCTGAGGACGGAACTCCGGCGAAAAGGTGA
- a CDS encoding hypothetical protein (EggNog:ENOG503NXNN; COG:S) produces MSSGKTCYDIDPAGDVLCTYTGDGQKEPFLATKTVVPTAKALLYAFLPAGYPHTVTTDYLPYQTYDSLQAFASSITSLLASRAVLEGLGVGSSEASPTGALILKITGDTISRIATILFAHRMGQAIEPECKFYRFLADIFNDAAQFLDLLTPALPYLPKLGVIVSAGVLRSLCGVAANASKASLSAHFAVTGNLAELNAKEASQETVVSLLGMLVGSLVVRLVEDKHKVWGLMIILAGCHLAMNYRAVRAVRMTSLNRQRATIVFREWLESGTVLNPAQVSQRESILMNGRGELSSKTGDYTGFCDFATYGELKGWNPRGYHRYDLETKTYFMGIWHRGGYFYMKIALKEAVKSPLAAWFDAVNHAYHFGSAFKDGLESHYESEKPLGYVDEEQKESIFAALGAAGWDLEANALETRLPVRVRVGDKKGTPEKEGLLRHPGHQEAKHD; encoded by the exons ATGAGCTCCGGTAAAACATGCTACGACATCGACCCAGCAGGCGACGTGCTCTGCACTTATACAGGCGACGGCCAAAAAGAGCCCTTCTTAGCC ACTAAAACCGTCGTCCCAACCGCCAAAGCCCTCCTCTAcgccttcttgccagccGGATATCCCCACACCGTCACGACCGACTATCTACCGTACCAGACCTACGACTCCCTCCAGGCGTTTGCCTCGTCCATCACGTCGTTGCTGGCCTCCCGCGCCGtgttggaagggttgggggtaGGGAGCAGCGAAGCCTCCCCCACGGGCGCGCTCATTCTCAAGATCACGGGCGATACCATTTCGCGGATAGCGACGATATTGTTTGCCCACCGCATGGGCCAGGCGATAGAGCCGGAATGTAAATTCTACCGGTTCCTGGCCGACATCTTTAACGATGCGGCTCAGTTTTTGGATCTGTTGACTCCGGCCCTGCCGTACCTGCCGAAGCTGGGGGTGATTGTCTCGGCGGGGGTGCTGAGGAGTCTCTGTGGTGTGGCGGCGAATGCGAGCAAGGCCAGTCTTTCGGCGCACTTTGCTGTCACGGGGAACCTGGCCGAGCTCAACGCCAAGGAGGCGTCACAGGAAACTGTGGTGTCGCTGTTGGGCATGCTAGTGGGGagtctggtggtgaggttggtggaggataaGCACAAAGTCTGGGGGCTGATGATCATCCTTGCGGGTTGCCATTTGGCCATGAATTACCGGGCTGTCAGGGcggtgaggatgacgagCCTGAACAGGCAGAGGGCGACGATTGTGTTTAGGGAATGGTTGGAGAGCGGGACCGTGTTGAACCCGGCGCAGGTGTCGCAGAGGGAGAGCATCTTGATGaacgggaggggggagctgAGCAGCAAGACGGGGGACTACACCGGGTTTTGTGACTTTGCGACATACGGAGAACTTAAGGGGTGGAACCCGAGGGGGTATCACAGGTATGATCTGGAGACCAAGACGTATTTTATGGGAATATGGCATCGCGGTGGGTACTTCTACATGAAAATTGCGCTAAAGGAAGCTGTCAAGAGTCCGCTGGCGGCTTGGTTCGATGCCGTCAACCACGCTTATCACTTTGGATCCGCCTTCAAGGATGGACTGGAGAGCCATTACGAGAGCGAGAAGCCTTTGGGATACGTGGAtgaggagcagaaggagtCAATATTTGCAGCTCTCGGGGCCGCTGGGTGGGATTTGGAAGCAAACGCGCTGGAGACGAGGTTACCAGTAAGGGTACGAGTTGGGGATAAGAAAG GCACAccggaaaaggaggggctTTTGCGACACCCTGGGCATCAAGAGGCAAAACATGATTGA
- a CDS encoding hypothetical protein (COG:C; COG:O; EggNog:ENOG503P0W6), with translation MHHEFVDTVLVGKDVIKAGQDDPSGGTLSSNAPNTARMREAGAPRANAGAEEKCPVDHKTRELWMQQARAKEEAAQNASNKSRPPVPEPSTQPQQPQQSSSWTSWLRLPSFSSPTSTESASTTPPKPRASVLDEVREVSSIPRSRDTGPSACPQNSEQETGTSESGHWIYPSEKQFFEAMRRKGFTSAQAKDMKTVVPIHNAVNERAWAEILKWEAHYDSKSCGGPRLYSFAGEKGKMTPKARINTLLGYTAPFDRHDWIVDRCGTKVEYVIDFYSGRDTSGGGKLNFYLDVRPKLNTWEGVKMRALRATGLA, from the coding sequence ATGCACCACGAGTTTGTCGATACAGTTTTAGTTGGTAAAGACGTGATAAAGGCAGGACAGGACGACCCGAGTGGAGGGACACTATCATCAAACGCACCAAACACCGCCAGGATGAGAGAAGCCGGAGCTCCCCGCGCAAACGCTGGCGCTGAGGAGAAGTGCCCAGTCGACCATAAAACCCGCGAGCTGTGGATGCAGCAGGCGAGGGCAAAGGAGGAAGCAGCACAGAATGCCAGCAACAAGTCAAGACCACCAGTACCAGAACCCTCCACACAAccgcaacaaccacagcagtcCTCCTCGTGGACATCATGGCTGcgcctcccctccttctcttcccctACCTCGACAGAATCCGCCTccacaaccccgccaaagccCCGCGCCTCTGTCCTCGACGAGGTCCGTGAAGTTTCCTCTATCCCCCGGTCCAGAGACACAGGTCCATCCGCCTGTCCCCAGAATAGCGAGCAGGAAACCGGTACGTCTGAGTCAGGCCATTGGATCTACCCATCGGAAAAGCAGTTTTTCGAGGCCATGAGGAGGAAAGGCTTCACCTCGGCCCAGGCGAAGGACATGAAAACTGTTGTGCCCATCCACAACGCTGTCAACGAGCGCGCCTGGGCTGAGATTCTGAAGTGGGAGGCCCACTACGACTCGAAGTCCTGCGGCGGTCCAAGGTTGTACTCGTTTGcgggagaaaaggggaaaatGACGCCCAAGGCGAGGATCAACACTCTGCTGGGGTATACAGCGCCCTTTGACAGGCACGATTGGATCGTGGACAGGTGCGGAACAAAGGTGGAATACGTGATTGACTTTTACTCGGGGCGGGATACGTCAGGTGGAGGGAAGCTGAACTTTTACCTGGATGTCAGGCCGAAGCTCAACACCTGGGAGGGTGTCAAGATGAGGGCGCTAAGGGCTACTGGGCTGGCTTAA
- a CDS encoding hypothetical protein (COG:J; EggNog:ENOG503P5C5), with amino-acid sequence MFATRVLRQAAQHAERTPSIKFLGKRTIPVSIDHTPRPHPASPTNSLPASFTNGSAHTSFSAYRDHAQQFGPLRKTIRADAGIGGNAGAALGSVAPPSGVYFDRNDLPARFHRVPLTADEIEAIETGGAAAWA; translated from the exons ATGTTTGCCACCAGAGTTCTTCGCCAGGCTGCTCAGCACGCCGAGCGTACTCCCTCCATCAAGTTCCTCGGCAAGCGGACTATCCCAG TCTCCATTGACCAcactccccgcccccacccCGCTTCTCCAACCAACTCCCTTCCGGCTTCCTTCACCAACGGTTCCGCCCACACCTCGTTCAGCGCCTACCGTGACCACGCCCAGCAGTTTGGTCCCCTCCGCAAGACCATCCGCGCCGACGCCGGTATTGGCGGCAATGCCGGTGCTGCTCTTGGCTCGGTTGCTCCCCCCTCCGGTGTCTATTTCGACCGCAATGATCTCCCGGCCCGCTTCCACCGTGTCCCCCTGACCGCTGACGAGATTGAGGCCATTGAGACCGGCGGTGCCGCGGCCTGGGCCTGA
- a CDS encoding hypothetical protein (EggNog:ENOG503P73X), protein MGAASKVIHIILRVFEVICSVIVLGLVARFLHLVSQAGVSADSRIVYAIVTASVSTLFALVFIAPFIYAYLAFPMDAILFVMWIVVFGLLTSRTGSAMCNASWYWNYWGYYWGGWWRVPDLTVWDMGYGGCASWRAVLAFSFLAAMAYLVSAILGAVVVHRYRRKNSPVTTRDISAPIPQSPATGRPETAQVHDPRAPPSAPAQQTMGTAVDV, encoded by the exons ATGGGGGCTGCATCCAAAGTGATCCACATCATCCTCCGGGTGTTTGAGGTGATTTGTTCAgtcatcgtcctcggcctcgtcgcTCGCTTCCTGCATCTGGTCTCCCAGGCAGGAGTCTCGGCCGATTCTCGCATCGTATATGCCATCGTCACGGCTTCTGTCAGCACTTTATTTGCGCTTGTCTTTATCGCACCGTTCATCTACGCCTACTTGGCCTTCCCGATGGATGCGATCCTGTTTGTCATGTGGATTGTTGTCTTCGGCTTGTTGACTTCG CGCACCGGCTCGGCCATGTGTAACGCTTCCTGGTATTGGAACTACTGGGGATACTActggggcgggtggtggcgTGTGCCGGACCTCACAGTCTGGGATATGGGCTACGGCGGCTGCGCGTCCTGGAGGGCCGTTCtggccttttcctttttggcTGCCATGGCCTACCTCGTCAGCGCCATCTTGGGAGCGGTTGTTGTGCATCGCTATCGCCGCAAGAACTCGCCCGT GACAACAAGAGACATCTCGGCTCCCATTCCACAGTCTCCTGCCACAGGAAGACCCGAGACAGCCCAGGTCCATGATCCAAGGGCTCCTCCATCTGCCCCTGCTCAGCAAACAATGGGCACTGCTGTTGATGTTTAG